A window of the Budorcas taxicolor isolate Tak-1 chromosome 10, Takin1.1, whole genome shotgun sequence genome harbors these coding sequences:
- the LOC128054339 gene encoding olfactory receptor 4N5 — MMERENSTEVTEFILLGLTQSQDVQLLVFTLVLIFYLIILPGNFLIILTIRSDPGLTAPLYFFLGNLAFLDASYSFIVAPRMLVDFLSDKKVISYRGCITQLFFLHFLGAGEMFLLVVMAFDRYIAICHPLHYSTVMNPRACYALLLALWLGGFTHSIVQVALIIHLPFCGPNRLDNFFCDVPQVIKLACTDTFVVELLMVSNSGLLTLLCFLGLLASYAVILCRVKGHSSEGKSKALSTCTTHIIIVFLMFGPAIFIYTRPFRAFPADKVVSLFHTVIFPLMNPVIYTLRNQEVKASMRKLLSHHMVC, encoded by the coding sequence ATGATGGAGAGGGAGAACAGCACTGAGGTGACAGAATTCATCCTGCTTGGTCTGACCCAGTCTCAAGAtgttcagctcctggtcttcacACTAGTCTTAATTTTCTACCTCATCATCCTCCCTGGAAATTTCCTCATCATCCTCACCATCAGGTCAGACCCCGGCCTCACAGCCCCCCTCTACTTCTTCCTGGGCAACCTGGCCTTTCTGGATGCATCCTACTCCTTCATTGTAGCTCCCAGGATGCTGGTGGACTTCCTCTCTGACAAGAAGGTGATCTCCTATAGAGGCTGCATCACTCAGCTGTTTTTTTTGCACTTTCTTGGGGCAGGAGAGATGTTCCTTCTTGTTGTGATGGCCTTTGACCGCTACATTGCCATCTGTCATCCTTTACACTATTCGACTGTCATGAACCCTAGAGCCTGCTATGCCTTGCTGTTGGCTCTGTGGCTTGGGGGATTTACTCATTCCATTGTTCAAGTGGCTCTCATTATCCACTTGCCTTTCTGTGGTCCAAACCGACTGGACAACTTCTTCTGTGACGTGCCACAGGTCATCAAGCTGGCCTGCACGGACACCTTTGTGGTGGAGCTCCTGATGGTCTCCAACAGTGGCCTGCTCACCCTGCTGTGCTTTCTGGGCCTTCTGGCCTCCTATGCAGTCATCCTCTGCCGTGTAAAGGGGCACTCCTCTGAGGGGAAGAGCAAGGCGCTGTCCACGTGCACCACACACATTATCATCGTGTTTCTCATGTTTGGACCTGCCATCTTCATCTACACCCGCCCCTTCAGAGCCTTCCCAGCTGACAAAGTGGTTTCTCTCTTTCACACCGTAATCTTTCCTTTGATGAACCCTGTGATTTATACCCTTCGCAATCAGGAAGTAAAGGCTTCCATGAGAAAGTTGTTGAGTCATCACATGGTTTGCTGA